Genomic window (Lycium barbarum isolate Lr01 chromosome 2, ASM1917538v2, whole genome shotgun sequence):
AACTGATTAATAAGTATAGTCATTGAAACAAAATGCTATCAGCTCTTCAATTAACCTTCAGGTCGGGTTGTGAAAACACTATTCGAAGCTGACCATCACGGACAACGCGAAGTTGCTCAAAGACGCTCTCCTGAATTGCTTTTGCATAATCTAGGACAATCTGTCCAGATGAATTCTGATATTCACGAGGCATATCAACATAGAGTAGCTCTTCCAAAGTCCCGCTTTCATATTTTATCTTGAAAAGCCTGGGCAAGACTTCAGCAGTCGCTTCTGAATGAATAAGTGGAGAAATATCAGATGCCAATAAAGATTACACAGTGAAAGGATAACCAAAAGGGTGCAGAAATTACAAGCCAACAATAATGGCTTTGTAAAGTCATGAAGAAGGATGAATCTTGTAGACAACAGAAAAGGTATGAAACCAAACGAAACGTACCAAACCCACGACCTGGCTTGCGGTTGCATATTTCACAGTGCCATACATCCTGCAAATTATTATAATAGTGGTCACTTCTAATTTCTACACAAGGAAAAAGTCAGGCTACAACAAACAAGTCCAAATTAGTTGCAAAAAATTTTCAATGAACAAGAAGATATCTCACGTTGATTAAGAAAAATTCATTACACAACCAACCTGAGGAAAAACTCCAGTTGTCTGTCGACCACTTCCATACATAGAGACGCACCACTTTTTCTTGGCACTTGGAGCAAAATACTCGACGACAAATTTTCTCCAGAACTCTATGTTATTGTCCTGTAAAGTAAGCAGTGCAAATGTTACATCATAGGGTAGTAGGCAAATAAAAGATTGATATCATAGAAGTTGTGTGGTAGGGAGCAGAGTGTTCCACACCCAAATTATAGTTGGCACGGATTTCTTACTTCAGGTCTGTGTTGCTGCTGATATAAATAATGAGTTAGCCGACGAGCACACATCCCAGGCTCATAAGCTGGTTTTACAGGAGACCTTATAGCATGATTCTGTGTTTGAAATTGTTGTTGAAGTGGGTTTCTCTGCTGAGGAAGACCTTTCAGgagttgttgttgctgctgctgttgcTGTTGTTGGAGCTGCATAAGCCTCTGCTGGTGAAAAAGCTGAGCCGCAGCGGCAGCTTGAGGGGACTGCTTCGACATGTGAAGTaactgttgttgttgctgctgctgctgctgttgctgATGTAGAAACAGCGAGGGTGAGGAATGTTGCGGCTCCTGCTTTACGGTGGTAAGGCCTCTCATACTTTGTATCTGCTGTTGGGGCTCCTGCTTTACACTTGCCAGGTTTCGCAGTGCTTGCAACTGTTGTGGTGCTTGATCATTGCTCGCCTGGGGCTCCTGTTTGACAGGTCCTACACCTCCTAATCCACCTCGCATGGATTGAAATTGCTGCTGCTGTTGCGGTGTTTGGGAATTGCTAGGAGCAGAAAATTGCTGAAATTGTTGATTATGTTGTTGGTAATTCTGGGAATCAAGCTGTTGAGACGGTGATTGGTCAGTTAACATCTGGTTACCAGAAGGGCTAGGAAACCTCTGTCCCTGAACTTGACCTGAATTTGGATTTCCCGTCATGGCCGATGACACAAACGATGTCGAAGGAGTATTAAAACCCATACCATTTCCCGCACTAGACAGTGGGTCAGACTCGGCCCCATTATCAACTCGCTGAGACATTCCAGGACCAGGAAGACCTGGATTATGACCACCATTTCCTAAAGACTGATGAAGCAAAGACGAAACATTTGGAGCATTCCCTAACATGTTCATGTTACCAAACTGAGTCCGAGGTGACACAATCGAAGGAAAACCACCACCCTGGGAAGGCATTCCACTCCCTTGACCACCCATCAACCCAGAATTCGACCGCAATAACGAAGACGGAACAGGCTGAGCACCTCCAAGTGGATTAGGAGGCCCTGAAGGAACCATATTTTATAACAATCTACAAACACTTAAACCAATTATAGAATTCTAAAATCTACCAACCCTAACAACCCAACTCTAGAAACTTAAATACCAACTCTAAAAACTAAATTACACAGAACAACAAGCAGAATCTACAATATCAATTAGTTCAGTCATCGATTTCCTCTCCGAATCAAACCTACACATTCCAAACTCCCCATTTTGAGGCATACCTAGTTGTGTATCATCAAGACAAACTTCAAAATcacaaaataccaagtaaaagcTAAAATATTTAACTCTTAACATCCTAAAGTTTCACTTTTTATGCTCAAGTAACTATCTTTATCCActcctgcaaaaaaaaaaaaaaaaaaaaaaaaaaaaagaacaaaaattgtCAAATTGTGTCAAATATCTCCCTTTCTTccataaaaacataaataaatcaTAAACTCAAATCTAAAAACAGTAAAATCACACAACAAACTTCTACACTTAATCACTAATAAAAGTGTACTATACACCAAAACATAAATAAACAAGCAAGAAACtcaaaaattagaaaaaaaaaaaaaaaaaaactacagtaATTAATTTAACACtagaaaaaacaaaaacaagcAATTAAATATTACATCTTAACTTGATCGAGCCTTAAATCGCTTAATAAAGTAGAAAAAACAAGATCTACAGCTCAAATTACCGATAACAACTAGGGCACACCAAgctaaaaaatataaagaagttaCTTACACTCACAATCacctctctatatatatatttatatgtatctATAGATACAGATaagcatgtatgcatatataaggcTTTGTTTGGCTTTTTTTCCAAAAGTTtcagtagagagagagagaaaagagaagAGTTTTTCTTTGAGTTTTCTCTGCGCTGTCCTTTTTAGAGAGAG
Coding sequences:
- the LOC132627227 gene encoding transcriptional corepressor SEUSS-like encodes the protein MVPSGPPNPLGGAQPVPSSLLRSNSGLMGGQGSGMPSQGGGFPSIVSPRTQFGNMNMLGNAPNVSSLLHQSLGNGGHNPGLPGPGMSQRVDNGAESDPLSSAGNGMGFNTPSTSFVSSAMTGNPNSGQVQGQRFPSPSGNQMLTDQSPSQQLDSQNYQQHNQQFQQFSAPSNSQTPQQQQQFQSMRGGLGGVGPVKQEPQASNDQAPQQLQALRNLASVKQEPQQQIQSMRGLTTVKQEPQHSSPSLFLHQQQQQQQQQQQLLHMSKQSPQAAAAAQLFHQQRLMQLQQQQQQQQQQLLKGLPQQRNPLQQQFQTQNHAIRSPVKPAYEPGMCARRLTHYLYQQQHRPEDNNIEFWRKFVVEYFAPSAKKKWCVSMYGSGRQTTGVFPQDVWHCEICNRKPGRGFEATAEVLPRLFKIKYESGTLEELLYVDMPREYQNSSGQIVLDYAKAIQESVFEQLRVVRDGQLRIVFSQPDLKIVSWEFCARRHEELIPRRLLIPQVSQLGAAAQKYQATTQNGTTASVSELQNNCNMFVASARQLAKALEVPLVNDLGYTKRYVRCLQISEVVNSMKDLIDYSRETRTGPMESLAKFPRRNGSSAGVHGAAQPSEDQSQQQQTQSQSQQQQTQSQSQQQQQQQQQQTASQNSNHESSVQAGAMQLASSNGIPSVNNSLNQSSVTSSNSTVVRLLHQNSMNSRQQPSMNGVSSPYAGNGVNSPYGGSSVQMPSPSSSNTMPPSQPNSSTFQSPTPCSSSNPPQTSHGGLSSGSHMNSANSPNISMHQPALSGDVDANDSQSSVQKIIHEMMMSSQLGGGGLGGGGTMGNDMKSVNGMMATANNSILNGSSCLVGNGTANANIGMGPGYGNMGNGLSQAAMVRAALGNNSMSMNGRVGMPMSREQSMNQQQQDLGNQLLSGLGAVNGFNNLQFDWKTSP